From the Theileria equi strain WA chromosome 4 map unlocalized gcontig_1105316255041, whole genome shotgun sequence genome, one window contains:
- a CDS encoding hypothetical protein (encoded by transcript BEWA_049830A) has protein sequence MNPLPVFYLVCIVAIKESVCTISLFSFDLSSPDGAHTDFTKQTYSGITHRQYIVKEGFAISSVSEKGVELWKEAKGTDGKCVAVNLYSRGHASFMALWVINGGLTIKRFEKVGGKWKKIELDDFNRKLNGVVGDPSGFHDIADSLRDVQEQTSDADLLDIARPDGSRVDSGNTEENGPVHKTFAPKSGFKFWKSSTDGRCTKSGEEAVKVEHDSVDPSTLTGVYNVDISNPDNSKFVFVDCSVGNVVIKQVFPRSTALGEIIDGKRKVFDIAGSLLCLVHYKGDEPAKTRTIGLNAFENPVSVTMEKMASGKWVSSGAKYGELPDGTALDSESTHPFSIDISKKEGQNWKSVDSTFNGIPTRFIAVKYGYNANEIKFGDTLIYKIKDKDYNEKKERILSVRVHPIDKPTLLHVIRINAEGKLKVRYHTINKKGQWYEALQAYSYRIDKMKERLSAGTK, from the coding sequence ATGAATCCTTTACCCGTGTTTTATTTGGTCTGTATAGTGGCTATAAAGGAATCTGTTTGCACTATCTCTTTATTTTCCTTTGATTTGTCCAGCCCAGATGGCGCCCATACCGATTTTACAAAACAAACGTACTCTGGAATCACACACAGACAATACATTGTGAAAGAGGGATTTGCCATAAGCTCAGTTTCGGAAAAGGGCGTGGAACTATGGAAGGAAGCCAAGGGCACggatggaaaatgtgtagcCGTTAATCTCTACTCCAGAGGCCATGCATCATTTATGGCACTGTGGGTCATTAATGGAGGTTTGACTATTAAACGCTTTGAGAAGGTTGGtggaaaatggaagaagatagaaTTGGACGACTTCAACAGGAAGCTGAATGGAGTGGTTGGAGATCCATCGGGCTTCCATGATATTGCAGATAGCCTTAGAGATGTTCAGGAGCAAACATCTGATGCTGACCTCCTGGATATTGCCAGGCCGGATGGATCCAGAGTAGATTCTGGTAATACAGAAGAAAATGGACCCGTTCACAAGACTTTTGCTCCAAAAAGTGGATTTAAGTTTTGGAAGAGCTCAACAGACGGAAGATGTACCAAGAGTGGAGAAGAAGCAGTAAAGGTTGAGCATGACTCTGTTGACCCTTCCACATTAACTGGTGTATACAATGTTGATATATCTAATCCTGACAACTCTAAATTTGTCTTTGTAGATTGTTCCGTCGGAAATGTGGTTATAAAACAAGTATTCCCAAGATCAACGGCACTAGGTGAGATCATAGATGGGAAAAGGAAGGTCTTTGATATTGCTGGAAGTTTGCTTTGCCTTGTGCATTATAAAGGGGATGAGCCGGCAAAGACACGAACAATTGGTCTTAATGCTTTTGAGAATCCAGTAAGCGTGAcaatggaaaaaatggcTAGTGGCAAATGGGTATCTTCTGGCGCAAAGTATGGAGAGCTCCCTGATGGCACAGCTCTAGATTCTGAATCTACTCATCCATTTTCcattgacatttccaagaAAGAGGGTCAAAACTGGAAATCTGTAGATTCCACATTTAATGGCATACCTACACGTTTTATTGCGGTAAAGTACGGATACAATGCTAATGagataaaatttggagatacattaatttataaaataaaaGACAAGGATTATAatgagaagaaagagaGGATCCTTTCTGTAAGGGTACACCCAATTGATAAACCTACTCTTTTGCATGTTATAAGAATTAATGCAGAGGGAAAGCTCAAAGTGCGTTACCATACTATAAACAAGAAGGGTCAGTGGTATGAAGCACTACAAGCGTATTCTTATCGTATAGATAAGATGAAGGAAAGATTAAGCGCTGGTACTAAATAA
- a CDS encoding hypothetical protein (encoded by transcript BEWA_049840A) has protein sequence MAEGVENRTLAELKALLAKHKLPTTGKRAELVERYLEFVKESGEAAEGPSDAPEEPLKAEATTLEEGEVPSDVTNLTFEERMKIRAARFNMEPSEKEKAEMRKQRFGLETKSENKKRRREERLKKKMTLVVDDEELERRKKRLERFGAAQA, from the exons ATGGCCGAGGGCGTCGAGAATAGGACACTTGCCGAATTAAAGGCACTTTTGGCCAAACACAAGCTTCCTACCACCGGAAAACGG GCTGAACTTGTGGAAAGATACTTGGAATTTGTCAAAGAGTCTGGAGAGGCCGCAGAGGGACCTTCCGATGCTCCAGAGGAGCCTCTAAAGGCCGAAGCTACGACCCTAGAAGAAGGTGAAGTCCCAAGTGATGTTACAAATTTGACTTTTGAagaaagaatgaaaattAGAGCCGCTAGATTTAACATGGAGCCATcggaaaaggaaaaggcTGAAATGAGAAAGCAAAGGTTCGGTCTTGAAACTAAAAGCGAAAATAAAAAGAGAAGACGTGAAGAACGTCTCAAAAAGAAAATGACACTTGTAGTTGACGATGAAGAACTtgaaagaagaaagaagCGCCTAGAAAGGTTTGGAGCTGCTCAAGCGTAA
- a CDS encoding hypothetical protein (encoded by transcript BEWA_049850A), which produces MTALPAVTINIKESPDGSAEKVYTVPPYGSTGQQVKLTREENPPESGFLKFIHTSPDGSPFKVSEVRYGATPASDLNPSDGIKHLAVWYWDNDQGLKTPLLVEVKVNDTNFRYSSNKGGGDIQWSPAGTTQLSGKELEQKLDGLNCSLNNAVTINLTFQNSEVHKNNNTYCCSTHSHNGISGRVSVTINKVSCKGLHQSADCYKHTVNTGEWRVAAIKYDPTGEKTRNRITLNGHKSPPSVTTVYAFYKNNNPKLIYVEGNEENKWFKSPTGINNKDEQWTKVSTNIKGITPDSASGTCTNWTQLKNALTEAKCGIYQECNKKSNTVVSFETPPPPPQKPGASAGAGHQGPDGDAGGSGIGELLRSIIGGLTSGAIWAISNKKVLETITKVGETSYDLANTTGIDTLKAALEITEKALEAHPPEKPAESPTPTSARSTGGLLEAPIAIAGYFFATSAGSGLTGFLGYKGINDGDGTYVHKEISRQYLLDFFGKPKDHYRRKRTGAYFSISYINPKDPEDHVKIIVLDTRYNRECFYNCICKACKLTFIKSRSIFLKRLFNAFLGIGCNHPGDVLGEEQWEWLQGQLYESDAKAHVIVSSFQVFTTFPVSESWGLLPSAKKRLLDLIKETKPKKPLIISGDVHYGEIIQNKGMVEITSSSLTHSLCHHSMNRHKTIRFMLSFYKTDIYLFNNYGIIEFDYDPSTSQIKWDGGIYSESGERVLGYVSPFDEDLYQYVNDRDSFFMDYKIIKCKSIPEILRILFTIFTSLAPPIALVYAIFVSLRSRKQKVE; this is translated from the exons ATGACTGCTCTACCTGCTGTTACTATTAACATAAAGGAAAGTCCTGATGGTTCAGCAGAAAAGGTTTATACTGTACCTCCTTATGGATCCACTGGCCAACAAGTTAAGCTGACTAGGGAAGAGAATCCCCCTGAATCCGGCTTCTTAAAGTTCATACATACTTCACCTGACGGGTCACCTTTTAAGGTTAGCGAAGTGAGGTATGGAGCTACTCCAGCTTCTGACTTAAACCCTAGTGATGGAATTAAACACCTTGCAGTATGGTACTGGGATAATGACCAGGGTTTAAAAACCCCCCTCCTAGTAGAAGTTAAGGTTaatgatacaaattttaGATACAGCTCAAACAAGGGAGGTGGCGATATCCAATGGAGTCCAGCTGGAACTACTCAACTCTCCGGTAAGGAACTTGAACAGAAACTGGATGGCCTTAACTGTTCACTTAACAATGCAGTTACCATAAATCTCACCTTTCAGAATTCTGAGGTACATAAAAATAATAACACGTACTGTTGCAGTACTCACAGTCATAATGGTATTAGCGGGAGGGTCTCTGTTACTATTAATAAGGTTTCCTGTAAGGGACTGCATCAAAGTGCCGACTGCTACAAACACACCGTTAATACTGGCGAATGGAGGGTAGCAGCTATAAAGTATGATCCTACTGGTGAGAAAACTAGGAATAGAATAACTTTGAATGGACACAAATCTCCTCCAAGCGTAACAACCGTATACGCATTCTACAAAAACAATAATCCAAAACTGATATACGTTGAAGGAAATGAGGAAAACAAGTGGTTTAAAAGTCCTACTGGTATTAACAATAAAGACGAACAGTGGACAAAAGTCTCGACCAACATCAAAGGAATAACACCTGATAGTGCTAGTGGAACCTGCACAAACTGGACTCAGCTTAAAAATGCACTGACAGAGGCTAAATGTGGAATCTATCAAGAATGCAATAAGAAATCAAATACAGTAGTATCTTTTGAAACTCCTCCGCCTCCACCTCAAAAACCAGGTGCTTCTGCTGGTGCTGGACATCAAGGACCTGATGGTGATGCTGGAGGCTCTGGTATAGGAGAACTACTTAGAAGCATAATTGGAGGGCTAACTTCTGGAGCTATTTGGGCCATTAGTAATAAAAAAGTACTAGAAACTATAACAAAAGTTGGAGAGACAAGCTATGATTTAGCTAATACAACAGGTATAGATACTCTAAAGGCAGCTCTTGAGATAACTGAAAAGGCTCTTGAAGCCCATCCTCCTGAAAAACCTGCTGAATCTCCTACTCCTACTTCTGCACGTTCTACTGGTGGACTTCTTGAAGCTCCTATTGCTATAGCTGGATACTTTTTTGCTACCTCTGCAGGATCCGGATTAACTGGTTTCTTGGGATATAAGG GTATAAATGACGGTGACGGTACATACGTTCACAAGGAGATATCTCGGCAATACCTCTTGGATTTCTTCGGCAAACCAAAGGATCATTACAGGAGAAAGAGAACTGGTGCCTATTTTTCCATATCGTACATTAACCCAAAAGACCCTGAGGATCACGTGAAAATCATAGTCCTAGATACTCGCTATAATAGGGAGTGCTTCTACAACTGTATCTGTAAAGCATGCAAACTCACCTTTATCAAGTCAAGATCAATCTTCCTCAAAAGGCTCTTTAACGCTTTCTTGGG GATCGGATGTAATCACCCTGGCGACGTTTTGGGAGAGGAACAGTGGGAATGGCTTCAGGGTCAACTCTATGAATCCGACGCCAAAGCACATGTCATTGTCTCCTCCTTCCAGGTATTTACCACCTTTCCAGTTAGTGAGAGTTGGGGACTGCTTCCATCCGCCAAAAAGAGACTCCTTGACCTGATCAAGGAGACCAAACCAAAGAAGCCTCTCATTATTTCTGGAGATGTACATTATGGAGAAATTATTCAAAATAAG GGAATGGTTGAAATCACGTCGAGCAGTTTGACTCACTCTCTTTGTCACCATTCAATGAATAGACACAAGACGATCCGTTTCATGTTATCATTCTACAAGACGGACATTTACCTCTTCAACAACTACGGAATCATCGAGTTCGACTATGACCCATCcacaa GTCAAATCAAGTGGGACGGTGGAATTTACAGCGAGTCTGGAGAGCGTGTTCTGGGCTACGTCAGCCCCTTTGACGAGGACTTGTACCAGTACGTGAATGATCGGGACTCGTTTTTCATGGACTACAAGATCATAAAGTGCAAGAGCATCCCAGAAATCCTCCGCATCCtctttaccatttttaCCTCTCTTGCCCCTCCAATCGCATTAGTGTACGCCATCTTTGTATCTTTGAGGTCAAGGAAGCAAAAGGTGGAATAG
- a CDS encoding signal peptide containing protein (encoded by transcript BEWA_049860A), which yields MDLFPFFLLVAIVAAVSDYERRYGTNFSKLPSDELVEESLKTLGFGSCQRAKYDMTKIYNSILGHNPDLFLFIGDNTYPDLLCCTPECIKDAYDKMAKNESYVKFTKEVKKFDGIYDDHDYGKNDV from the exons ATGGACTTGTTCcctttcttcctcttggTTGCAATTGTGGCAGCAGTAAGTGATTATGAGCGGAGATATGGCACGAACTTCTCCAAGTTGCCAAGCGACGAGCTTGTGGAGGAATCCCTCAAGACTTTGGGTTTTGGGAGCTGTCAAAGGGCCAAATACGACATGACCAAGATATACAATTCCATTCTTGGACACAATCCCGACCTTTTCCTCTTTATAGGCGATAACACCTACCCAG ATCTACTCTGCTGCACACCCGAATGTATAAAGGACGCATACGACAAAATGGCCAAGAATGAAAGCTATGTCAAGTTCACCAAGGAGGTCAAGAAGTTTGACGGGATCTACGACGACCACGATTATGGTAAGAATGATGTGTAG
- a CDS encoding hypothetical protein (encoded by transcript BEWA_049870A), whose amino-acid sequence MGKDVLYLELKNRCSESGCSCKKDGDFIAEEHANTPGGYNEHIHRLRNNEPFTLFNVKYNGDIVKDPYNAYGITGVLVYYDNENRPYVIQLQKQGIKDYYVNNSPSNGIYGNTFWDRDNSLSNPERLKEKLEELSCKYAGSVSVDIFKKINRKKYRCSLDVNIVGTIFTDNIYEFKQTAQGNKPLKVHSIKYNGTEIPINIPPEGVKEISTFYWKHHLGKPLVVKVIDSNSKSKYYFNHGRVGLQWHERPLQPDAKLEDAVVEHNCVRNRTTTIDLSQKTNNKTYCCTKICRYEKVKVSRRSSDAFPGFVIYEHASDDGLPFTIGSIVKDGAKQGGIMFPIRHAYSVSVYYAEKCLSEPIFLEILYAKDGYREYKWYKRITRNGWDHIYNIPSTNTEINEDLRNNFTIVATLLTSGCSPNSIPEDKLATRPEPEPRESPKETLDDLKRNTKLGFSVPMGPDDDAEEEKKIEAEKQKVLAEGKQYIHPDHRTLNSLNKNPRTLSITPEKLAPIVTKVVEEVKQKIPAQQLQQAVVPSLPPVAALTASSGVIINIKEKPDDGNGPYLYPDGSGEVSLTKVEYPQGSGFYRFKHTKKGSNGQAFHVKSVQYGGSTVSDIKPKNGEPIKSYSVWYWSGDGNMNNPLFIEIENKNGTYDYHETKGSDWNKYIRDPPLSNNEPLPPDPLEQKLDDLNCQHNGAVVIDLTYDKYKGTQNRYCCRSHTADKKVSVTGNKVANTIPYYKHRIDLQTTLSGIKYYSNGNTNSQRKRIKLAGHGFPIPGSLSVYAFYCSGNDPKLIYINPTGKDQYKGWYKQRGSDNLEWEKVSGISQDPDNIKSCKEENFEQLVRELNCGYSPCPKPTQPSSPEQEPELKLDSDSKAEVYKGSEVDLKPKSIPDEKLLEAISKTVSHGLAGLGTTLHLVGKVLKAANTQFQETQSKLTADPSNKADANPQDGAMTPGSLKLAQYVLSPIGSNTGSSPQGENAQAETADGGQVASGVKAGIGVPDGATAESSQPDSTEALTAPQEGETPAAHHVSSPNSPPWVKPTSYVLTGVGVISGSLTGFGWWIYKRSKGDPWVRQI is encoded by the coding sequence atgggAAAGGATGTACTCTATCTTGAGCTAAAGAATAGATGTAGCGAGTCAGGATGTAGCTGTAAAAAAGATGGTGACTTCATTGCTGAAGAACATGCTAACACACCTGGGGGATATAATGAACATATCCATAGACTTAGGAATAATGAACCATTCACGCTCTTCaatgtaaaatacaatGGTGATATTGTTAAGGACCCTTATAATGCTTATGGAATCACAGGAGTATTGGTGTACTATGACAATGAAAATAGGCCATATGTGATTCAACTCCAAAAACAAGGGATCAAGGACTACTACGTCAACAATAGTCCATCTAATGGAATATATGGTAACACATTTTGGGATAGAGATAACAGTCTAAGTAACCCTGAAAGACTTAAGGAGAAACTAGAGGAACTAAGCTGTAAGTATGCTGGTTCGGTTTCGGTGGATATCTTCAAAAAGATAAACAGAAAAAAGTACCGCTGTAGTCTTGATGTCAACATAGTAGGAACAATCTTCACGGATAATATCTATGAATTCAAGCAAACTGCTCAAGGCAACAAACCATTAAAGGTCCATTCAATTAAATACAATGGTACAGAGATTCCCATAAATATTCCTCCAGAGGGAGTCAAGGAGATTTCCACATTTTATTGGAAACACCATCTAGGAAAACCACTCGTTGTAAAAGTTATAGATAGCAATAGTAAGTCAAAATATTATTTTAACCATGGCAGAGTTGGTTTGCAATGGCATGAGAGGCCACTTCAACCTGATGCTAAACTAGAAGATGCAGTAGTTGAACATAACTGTGTACGCAATAGGACCACTACTATAGATTTATCACAAAAGACTAATAACAAAACATACTGTTGTACTAAAATATGTAGATATGAGAAAGTCAAGGTTAGTAGGCGATCATCAGACGCATTTCCAGGTTTTGTCATTTATGAACATGCTTCAGATGATGGACTCCCATTCACTATTGGTAGCATAGTAAAAGATGGTGCTAAACAGGGTGGTATTATGTTTCCCATCAGGCATGCTTATAGCGTTTCTGTTTATTATGCAGAGAAATGTTTGAGTGAACCTATttttctggaaattttgtatGCTAAGGATGGATACAGAGAGTATAAATGGTACAAGCGCATCACAAGGAATGGCTGGGACCACATATATAATATACCAAGTACAAATACTGAGATCAATGAAGATTTAAGAAATAATTTCACGATAGTAGCTACTTTACTTACTAGTGGCTGCAGTCCCAACAGTATCCCTGAGGATAAATTAGCCACTAGGCCGGAGCCAGAACCACGGGAATCCCCAAAAGAGACACTCGATGATCTAAAGCGGAATACTAAATTAGGATTTTCTGTTCCTATGGGACCAGATGATGATGcagaagaggaaaagaagattGAAGcagaaaaacaaaaggtaTTAGCCGAAGGGAAACAATATATCCATCCGGACCATAGGACACTAAATAGTCTCAATAAAAATCCTAGAACGCTTTCTATAACTCCTGAGAAGCTAGCTCCGATAGTAACGAAAGTTGTAGAGGAGGTTAAGCAAAAGATACCAGCTCAACAACTCCAACAAGCTGTTGTTCCATCACTTCCACCTGTAGCTGCATTAACCGCTTCTTCCGGAGTTATCATAAACATAAAGGAAAAGCCTGATGATGGGAACGGACCTTATTTATACCCTGATGGATCTGGAGAAGTTAGTCTTACTAAGGTTGAGTATCCTCAAGGTTCTGGCTTTTATAGGTTCAAGCATACCAAGAAGGGAAGCAATGGACAAGCTTTCCATGTTAAGAGCGTTCAATACGGAGGTAGTACAGTTTCAGATATAAAACCAAAAAATGGTGAACCTATAAAGTCCTATTCTGTCTGGTACTGGTCCGGAGATGGTAACATGAATAATCCTTTATTCATAGAAATTgagaataaaaatggtaCGTATGATTATCATGAAACTAAGGGATCTGATTGGAATAAGTATATTAGAGATCCTCCTCTAAGCAATAATGAACCACTCCCACCTGATCCCCTTGAACAGAAACTAGATGACCTTAACTGTCAGCATAATGGTGCTGTTGTAATTGATCTAACGTATGATAAATATAAGGGAACTCAGAACAGATATTGTTGCAGAAGTCATACTGCTGATAAGAAAGTCTCTGTTACCGGGAATAAAGTTGCTAATACTATTCCTTACTACAAGCATCGCATCGATCTCCAAACTACGCTCTCTGGCATTAAGTATTACTCAAATGGTAATACTAACTCTcaaagaaaaagaataaaactaGCTGGACATGGCTTTCCCATCCCTGGTTCTCTCAGCGTCTACGCATTCTACTGTTCGGGTAATGATCCCAAGCTGATATATATAAATCCTACCGGAAAGGATCaatataaaggatggtacaaGCAAAGAGGTTCTGATAATCTAGAATGGGAGAAAGTATCGGGAATATCCCAAGATCCAGATAACATTAAAAGCTGTAAGGAGGAAAACTTCGAACAACTTGTGAGGGAACTAAACTGCGGCTATTCACCATGTCCTAAACCTACTCAACCCTCATCTCCAGAACAAGAACCGGAACTTAAACTTGATAGTGATAGTAAAGCTGAAGTTTATAAAGGCTCCGAAGTCGACCTTAAACCTAAATCTATTCCTGATGAAAAACTATTGGAAGCGATTAGTAAGACTGTCAGTCATGGACTAGCTGGACTAGGCACAACTCTTCACCTGGTTGGCAAGGTTCTTAAAGCTGCTAATACTCAATTTCAAGAAACTCAATCTAAACTTACTGCTGACCCATCTAACAAAGCTGATGCTAATCCTCAAGATGGAGCTATGACTCCTGGATCTCTTAAACTAGCACAATATGTTCTTTCTCCTATAGGTTCTAATACTGGTTCATCTCCCCAAGGTGAAAATGCCCAAGCTGAAACTGCTGATGGTGGACAAGTTGCTAGTGGAGTTAAAGCTGGAATAGGAGTTCCTGATGGAGCTACTGCTGAATCTAGTCAACCTGACTCTACTGAAGCTCTTACTGCTCCTCAAGAAGGTGAAACTCCTGCTGCTCATCATGTCTCTTCTCCAAACTCTCCTCCTTGGGTTAAACCTACCTCCTATGTATTGACTGGAGTTGGTGTTATATCTGGctctcttactggatttggctggtggatctacaaacgttctaaaggagatccttgggttagacagatatga
- a CDS encoding signal peptide containing protein (encoded by transcript BEWA_049890A) — protein MVDVIVTTPLRILVLATLIISILCLDLKDTREYWSEKNSTGEKYLVSVDFRNGNSSSNIDPPQGFRRYIHKMDSGYKFCVERIKHQNFNLTICPCIEEVNEATDPLLLCIKRSMHNSEKTDSTYCYYCKVEYSCWYRYKNGECNEILPGNRDTATGLGKLL, from the exons ATGGTAGATGTGATTGTTACAACTCCCTTAAGGATACTAGTATTAGCGACCCTTATTATAAGCATACTCTGTCTAGATCTCAAGGATACTCGTGAATACTGGTCAGAGAAGAATTCTACAGGAGAAAAATACCTTGTTTCTGTTGATTTTCGGAATGGAAATTCTAGCTCTAACATTGATCCTCCTCAAGGCTTCCGTAGGTACATTCACAAGATGGATTCCGGATATAAATTTTGCGTTGAGAGGATCAAacatcaaaattttaatcTCACTATCTGCCCATGCATTGAAGAAGTTAATGAG GCTACTGATCCCCTCCTACTTTGCATTAAGAGGTCCATGCATAATTCTGAGAAGACTGACTCCACTTATTGCTACTATTGTAAAGTAGAATATAGCTGCTGGTACaggtacaagaatggagaatgtaATGAAATACTACCTGGAAATAGAGACACTGCTACTGGACTAGGTAAACTGCTTTAA
- a CDS encoding conserved hypothetical protein (encoded by transcript BEWA_049900A): protein MSESSGGQTQGNPLQKGAMFMAGLTLLQSLRVALTGAKFALDRFKIPQQHASSFINMVHNPMELATFTGMAIVTSIALVTGDSSKDFFRGFAAFTNVALCLSFIMLLYAFTSGGEQGDLTFYYWTIVFGSFIYGLNVPCVMNVASANAAFFNVGIPVSGIQVSVYYYVFTKLAERYNWSNVSYWIIFWQLIIAILISAASAIVWIIAYGDSNGEGGGQGLDGIDKAISPILMGVVGMGGIYAFYPAIAPYKLTDVSTGYKIDLVILFMSAVPGIIIAILCLYNKGPDQPWEGQNTKWNATWVLAIPHITAMVLCLVTLHYPGSRVASSIKSSGLRVGVITVTLKFCEEGLKAVSYAGGGAYGGTISAVNAFTSQGLMIVLAFTGDGYLKTYSKYEHDRSKWPTKDCGFFKSLGYWTWNGMKVACKSVKSSFTKNVRCKVLGKSEALLIVYEDQEF, encoded by the coding sequence ATGTCGGAATCTTCGGGAGGACAAACCCAGGGAAATCCCCTTCAGAAaggcgccatgtttatggcagggctgactctgttgcagtctctccgtgtggcgttaactggagcaaagtttgcacttgacagatttaaaattcctcaacAACATGCCAGTTCtttcattaacatggtccataatcctatggagTTGGCAACATTTACTGGGATGGCTATTGTAACTTCTATAGCATTAGTGACGGGTGATAGCTCCAAGGACTTTTTCAGGGGCTTTGCCGCATTTACAAATGTGGCACTGTGTCTTTCCTTCATTATGCTCCTCTATGCATTCACGTCTGGAGGAGAACAGGGAGATCTAaccttctactactggacaATCGTCTTCGGCTCATTTATCTATGGACTGAATGTGCCCTGTGTGATGAATGTGGCAAGTGCAAATGCTGCCTTTTTCAATGTAGGAATTCCTGTTTCTGGTATCCAAGTTTCGGTCTACTACTATGTCTTCACTAAACTTGCTGAGAGGTATAACTGGTCAAACGTTAGTTACTGGATCATATTTTGGCAACTTATAATTGCGATACTAATATCGGCAGCATCAGCCATAGTATGGATTATTGCCTATGGTGATTCTAATGGCGAAGGTGGTGGTCAAGGCTTGGATGGAATTGATAAGGCTATCTCTCCTATTCTAATGGGTGTAGTTGGTATGGGTGGTATCTACGCTTTCTATCCTGCTATTGCTCCTTATAAACTGACAGATGTTAGCACAGGTTACAAGATTGACCTCGTTATTTTATTCATGAGTGCTGTTCCTGGTATTATTATTGCGATCTTATGCCTGTATAATAAAGGTCCAGATCAACCATGGGAAGGTCAAAATACTAAGTGGAATGCTACTTGGGTGTTGGCCATTCCACACATTACTGCCATGGTCTTATGCTTGGTTACACTTCATTACCCTGGTAGTAGAGTAGCAAGTTCTATAAAGAGCAGTGGTTTAAGGGTTGGAGTCATTACTGTGACcctaaagttttgtgaggAAGGACTTAAAGCGGTGTCTTATGCTGGAGGTGGTGCATATGGAGGTACTATTTCGGCTGTTAATGCGTTTAcatcccaaggtttaatgatagtcttgGCTTTTACCGGAGACGGCTATCTTAAGAcctattccaagtatgagcatgatcGTagtaaatggcctactaaaGACTGTGGGTTCTTTAAGTCCTTAGGATACTGGACAtggaatggaatgaaggtGGCCTGTAAGAGTGTCAAGtcctcctttaccaagaatgtcAGATGCAAGgttttgggtaaatcagaggcCTTACTCATTGTTTATGAAGATCAGGAATTTTAG
- a CDS encoding hypothetical protein (encoded by transcript BEWA_049910A) yields the protein MSLKGYNMLYQDLNKDVMYETLVPNYVLNHDLLQGDSIKLTFEGDYTDSCNSLARVTTGDDGKLEDSPGAQLNMISCSWSDMVDDSLDLLKNCPDIQRRRNTCKLILACECTYRTENYRDLAMIIAQYLDRENGRAYIATKRFYFGLSGGTFQFVDFVNTFEQGSLLKAEVLYSNSLKNSSNFVDIIQVRRV from the coding sequence ATGAGTCTCAAGGGGTACAATATGCTCTATCAAGACCTCAACAAGGATGTAATGTACGAGACTCTCGTTCCAAACTACGTTTTGAACCATGACTTGCTCCAAGGAGATTCCATAAAACTCACTTTTGAGGGCGACTATACCGACTCTTGTAATTCTCTAGCCCGAGTGACGACTGGAGATGACGGAAAACTCGAAGACAGTCCAGGAGCACAGCTAAACATGATAAGTTGCAGCTGGAGTGACATGGTCGACGACTCCCTAGATCTACTCAAGAATTGTCCAGACATACAAAGACGCAGAAATACGTGCAAACTCATACTGGCATGTGAGTGTACCTATCGTACTGAAAATTACAGAGACTTGGCAATGATAATCGCACAGTATTTGGATAGGGAAAATGGTAGAGCATATATAGCAACCAAACGCTTCTACTTTGGCCTGTCTGGTGGAACATTTCAGTTTGTAGACTTTGTAAATACTTTCGAACAGGGCAGTTTACTCAAGGCAGAGGTACTCTACTCCAACAGCCTTAAAAATAGTTCAAACTTTGTCGACATCATACAAGTTAGACGAGTATAA